Proteins co-encoded in one Nicotiana sylvestris chromosome 7, ASM39365v2, whole genome shotgun sequence genomic window:
- the LOC104243374 gene encoding monodehydroascorbate reductase has protein sequence MAEKSFKYVIVGGGVAAGYAAREFAKQGVKPGELAIISKEAVAPYERPALSKAYLFPEGAARLPGFHVCVGSGGERLLPEWYAEKGISLILSTEIVKADLTSKTLVSAAGESFTYQTLVIATGSTVLKLSDFGVQGADSKNIFYLREIDDADKLVEAIKAKKGGKAVIVGGGYIGLELSAVMRLNNIEVSMVYPEPWCMPRLFTEGIAAFYEGYYQNKGVNIIKGTVAVGFDTHPNEEVKEVKLKDGRVLEADIVVVGVGARPLTTLFKAQVAEEKGGIKTDAFFKTSIPDVYAVGDVATFPLKMYNDIRRVEHVDHSRKSAEQAVKAIFASEQGKSIDEYDYLPYFYSRAFDLSWQFYGDNVGETVLFGDADPNSATHKFGQYWIQDGKVVGVFLESGTPEENKAIAKVAKVQPLVSSLDQLAQEGLSFASKI, from the exons ATGGCAGAGAAGTCATTCAAGTACGTGATCGTCGGTGGCGGCGTTGCTGCT GGGTATGCTGCTAGAGAATTTGCAAAACAGGGAGTTAAGCCTGGAGAACTGGCTATTATCTCCAAAGAGGCG GTGGCTCCTTATGAACGTCCTGCACTTAGCAAGGCATACCTTTTTCCCGAAG GAGCTGCAAGACTCCCAGGGTTTCATGTGTGTGTTGGAAGTGGGGGAGAAAGACTTCTTCCTGAATGGTATGCAGAGAAAG GCATATCATTGATCCTGAGTACTGAAATAGTGAAAGCAGATCTTACTTCAAAGACTCTCGTTAGTGCAGCTGGGGAATCTTTTACGTATCAAACACTTGTTATTGCAACTGGATCAACT GTTCTCAAGTTGTCAGATTTTGGTGTGCAAGGTGCTGATTCCAAGAACATCTTCTACTTGAGAGAAATTGATGATGCTGATAAGCTTGTGGAAGCAATAAAAGCTAAGAAAGGTGGGAAGGCTGTAATTGTTGGGGGAGGGTACATTGGACTTGAGCTTAGTGCTGTAATGAGACTGAACAACATTGAAGTCAGTATGGTTTACCCAGAACCATGGTGCA TGCCTCGGCTTTTCACAGAGGGCATAGCTGCATTCTATGAAGGTTATTATCAAAACAAGGGAGTCAATATCATCAAGGGTACAGTGGCTGTTGGGTTTGATACACATCCAAATGAAGAG GTGAAGGAAGTCAAACTTAAGGATGGTAGAGTTCTGGAAGCTGACATAGTAGTCGTAGGAGTCGGGGCACGACCACTCACGACTTTATTCAAAGCGCAAGTTGCAGAGGAGAAGGGTGGAATTAAG ACAGATGCATTCTTTAAAACAAGTATACCTGATGTATATGCTGTGGGTGATGTTGCCACTTTTCCTTTGAAAATGTACAATGACATTAGAAGAGTTGAACATGTTGATCATTCTCGCAAATCTGCTGAGCAGGCTGTCAAG GCAATTTTTGCCAGTGAGCAAGGGAAGTCTATTGATGAATATGACTACCTTCCATACTTCTACTCCCGTGCCTTCGATTTGTCTTGGCAATTCTATGGTGACAACGTGGGGGAAACAGTGCTCTTTGGGGATGCTGATCCCAACTCTGCAACTCACAAGTTTGGACAATACTGGATCCAGGACGGAAAGGTTGTTGGTGTATTCCTCGAGAGCGGGACTCCTGAAGAGAATAAGGCAATTGCGAAAGTTGCTAAAGTTCAGCCCCTCGTTAGCAGCTTGGATCAATTGGCACAGGAGGGCCTCAGCTTTGCCTCAAAGATCTAA
- the LOC104243375 gene encoding APO protein 3, mitochondrial, with translation MSYRRVGSIFNLCRNTIISNVKELDSVSPLYYSTGLEVLPRKLKRDERKPMVTSVNELKRIARLDKQERRVAREVPLRAPENGLLVKELISLAHQVLASRGQLFACVSRISEEIPIYFCSVCSEVHVGHPPHRIRTCDVSGSQKNKEHIWQRGGVEHVLPVVESFHLYDRLGRAVSHNERLEVDRIPALVELCIQAGVDLPEYPTQRRKFPIYRVAGKLIDFEKRFPKDDLSGKDLETSKFRETIKKPDGDGKYLNLPYDGIKGFAMRGMEAWESMRTGAIQLMQTYAVQTCGYCPEVQVGPKGHRVRQCQAFKHQMRDGQHAWQEATIDDLLSTVYVWHVRNPHAGHLLIDSLKRYYGKLPAVVELFSQAGAQVGDDYYCMMREDIAVPGLDEEKLVV, from the exons ATGTCTTATAGACGAGTTGGGTCAATCTTTAATCTATGTCGCAATACAATAATTTCCAATGTAAAGGAGCTGGACAGTGTTAGTCCATTGTATTATTCAACTGGCTTGGAAGTGCTACCAAGAAAGCTGAAAAGGGATGAAAGAAAACCAATGGTGACTAGTGTGAATGAGCTTAAGAGGATAGCAAGATTGGACAAGCAAGAAAGAAGGGTTGCACGTGAAGTTCCATTGAGGGCACCTGAAAATGGGCTATTAGTTAAAGAACTAATCTCACTTGCTCATCAAGTCTTAGCTTCCAGGGGTCAGTTATTCGCTTGTGTTTCAAGGATTTCGGAGGAAATTCCTATTTATTTTTGCAG CGTATGTAGTGAAGTTCATGTTGGTCATCCACCACATAGGATCAGAACTTGCGACGTTAGTGGCAGTCAGAAGAACAAAGAGCATATATGGCAGAGAGGGGGTGTAGAGCACGTGTTGCCTGTTGTCGAATCTTTTCATCTCTATGACAGGTTGGGAAGAGCTGTTTCACATAATGAGCGACTTGAAGTTGATCGCATCCCAGCCCTTGTGGAATTGTGCATTCAGGCTGGCGTGGATTTACCCGAGTACCCAACCCAAAGAAGGAAGTTCCCCATTTACCGGGTTGCTGGAAAACTCATAGATTTTGAGAAGAGGTTTCCCAAGGATGATTTATCCGGAAAGGACTTAGAAACTTCTAAATTTAGGGAAACTATTAAGAAGCCAGATGGAGATGGAAAATATTTGAATTTACCATATGATGGCATAAAAG GATTCGCAATGCGAGGAATGGAAGCTTGGGAGAGTATGCGTACCGGAGCCATACAGCTCATGCAAACCTATGCCGTCCAAACATGTGGATATTGTCCTGAGGTGCAAGTTGGACCAAAAGGTCATAGGGTTAGGCAATGCCAAGCATTCAAGCACCAGATGAGGGATGGACAACATGCTTGGCAAGAGGCAACAATAGATGATCTTCTCTCCACTGTTTATGTTTGGCATGTCCGAAACCCACACGCTGGCCATCTTTTGATAGATTCTTTGAAGAGGTATTATGGAAAATTACCTGCGGTCGTTGAACTGTTTAGTCAAGCTGGAGCACAGGTTGGAGATGATTACTATTGCATGATGAGGGAAGACATTGCAGTTCCTGGACTAGATGAAGAAAAGTTGGTTGTATAA